AACTGAATGcacattacttttgttttttgttattcctgATAACAGCAACTGTCAGTATGCTTTTGAGTTGCTTATACTAGGGATCACTAGGGAAGTTTGTCCCATACATTAGTGGTCTACTTGCAAGTTGGGAATGTGAACTTTTTTGAAAATCATTCCACGTTATGACATCATTTATGGAGCCTACCAgacaaatatttaaaagtaatttcTATTTActacttaattttatttatttgtgtattcattatttattatttattattatttattttattattttgtgtgtgtgtgtgggggggggggggttggtttgtgaTTTCTCAGGCAAGGATAAGTTTCATGAGAGAGAGCAGATTTCACAGTAAATATTTCAATGCATGTATGTAACTTTTTGTTATTCCTTATAACAGCAACTTTCAGTATGCTGCTGAATACTAGGGATCACTAGGGAAGTTTGTCCCATACATTAGTCATCTACTTGCAACTTGGGAATATAAACTTTTATGAAAATCATTCCACTTTGACATCGTTTATGAAGCCTACTAGATAAATATTTAGtagtaatttctttttattacttagtttcatttatttgtgcatttgttttattttgtcctgttttgtttatttatttatttatttttttttcattttttgtggttGGTTTCTGATTTCTCAGGCAAGGATAAATTTCATGAGAGAGCAGATAAACAGAACTAGTTCATAATGTGTCTGTCTTTTCAGTATGCAATTACCAATTTAATTTCACATTGAAATGtagtatatctttttatttataaacacaaaaaatatatacattacactaaATCCAGTTATTGCAGAAAATGATGTTTAGTAGCACTGTGTACAATTGTGTACCATAATTCAGAAGGAGTTGGGAGAGTGATGTTAATTCAAGCATCCAGGAAATTGCTTTACAGTCATGTTTGATTTTGATGAGATTTTTTACCAGTTTACTATCATGCTTCATAGAGATTTGAGTACTTGTTTGTGTATTGGTGCCTGTTACTTAGTATGATATTGTCAGAATAGTAactgtttttaattttcatattacacAAGAAGAGATTGGGAAATAAGGGAAGTATATAGTCTTTGTGTTAGAGTCTCTAGTGATCTTCCTATTTatacttaaccctttcccgacgggtagtattcatagtggcccggccCCGCTGCCAGGggtttatatcgtcgccctagcatgcgcgaccactcatgccaaataccagcatcccatgccgtttcttcgtaatactatgaagatatgttgtattttccgttttcattattttcttaagtctctacttgccaaacttcctgataaatcgagactgaagagtttttttgttgttatatagactccatacttgatcattattcagtctatagtctgaataaaataagcagtgtacggcatcatggagttgaaatcgttggtttgttgctttttttttttttttttttttttttttttttttttttcccatagtaaaacagtgttaaaaacgacttaatcacactttcagtggcagaaaaataatattttgccatgattgtaacaaaaaataactcatggcatctccatacatacaccatggcatgtacgtacatgccatggcagatagtcccgccatacCATggtatgtgcatacatgccacctgtcaggaatgggttaaaggagaagaaaaggtgaaaaaaaaaaaaaaacacctgaagAGTTAGatgaacttttttctttctttctttctgtttactaTCAGAGTCTTAAGAAATTCAACATTTAGCTTttgaaaagataaagaataaaaaggtttaaaactttTCTGTGTGCTCATTTCTAGGCAATGTATTTGATTGTGATCATTTTGGCATTAATAGTATTGCCATGTACTTCTTCCAGTGAATTTAAGAAGTGTGGCATTAACTCTTCGAGAACAATATATGGCCATTACTGTAATTAGGTATATCCATACTAACAATGGATCATAACAGaagtaattttactattattgttttccaCCTGTTTGTTAGTGATTTGAGGATGCTGtattttactaatatatgatAAGCTTTACATGGCATTGTTGTATTCAGGGGTGTGTGGGACATGGCAAACGACAAGAGTTGCTTTACTTGCAAATTCTTTAATTTAAGATCTTGTATGTACTCACAAAGCTCTGAATTTTCTTAAACATAAGAGGATAACTGTTAACACAATAACAAAATTGAACAAGGGCTAGATGATATGAAACTTTTGAGAAGTCATTGATTTGCAAGAAACACTTTTTATtgtcaattttttctttccttctttatcttcttaatAAAGCCAAACCTTATTTTCCAGATTGAGGATGAATGTGCCTTTGAGAAAATTTCTGGGGCAGTGCTCCCAGGCAGCTGGTCTCCACACCTCAGCACCATTAGAACACATTCAGAAGATGACGAGATTACGTGTTGTTGACAACAGTAAGCTAGGGAAGGCTGCCATGCTGGAAGGTCGACCCCCCaggtgtattcatgtatataacaaAACGGGAATTGGACATACAGGTATGTGGCTGTTCAGATagaaatatgtatttaaattttaccaTATTAGTTTCAAGTTTACTAGTTTATTACAATCTAACGTTTCAGATAAGATATGACGTTAGAATATCAATTATAAGTCAAAATAAAATGTGCCTGTACTAGTTATATTTAAGCATGTATCTCCCCACCccaagaaaaatatgaaaggtaTTTTTgaagcaatttaaaaaaattaaagttagaCTTTTACTATACAACAGATGTACACAAATGTAAAATTGTGTACTGCTTCATATTTTACTGACTTAATTTTGATAAAGGTTGGTATGAGTACCCAAGATAGTAATTCTTTACCCACATGAAGCATATTTGTTCAGTCCTTTATTTAAGCACTAGACAAAATtttgattttcccctttatttttcatcatataataGAAAATGAATTGAGTCTATCACAAGCTACCACCTTCTTTACCATCAAGGGAAGTATGGTCGCCTGCTAGGCTCTtatgtgtgtaattttgtttCAAACTTTGTTTAAACTAAAGAAAGCTCAATTTATTCCAACAGTATGTAAAAGTACATATGAATTTTAGTGTCCACATGTAAGGTCTAGTGAACCAAAAGCTCATTATTTGAAGATTTAAATTGGGCAATATAATATCAGTATCGATacatataatttgataatacatataatttgatAGAGATATAAACTCAAAACATGGCAGACtactgattttgttttgttgatacCTCTGTATTTGTGTATCACTGTAGCCCCAAGTATTTGTGTTTGATAAAAGTTTGATGCTGGCATGCATCCCTAATTGGTTCTGTTTTCCTTTGCAGGAGACAAAGTACTCGTTGCCATCAAGGGACAGAAAAAACGAGGCATTCTTGTTGGCTGTCACCAGAATCAGAAGCCTTTGATGCCCAAGTTTGACACAAATAACCTGGTCTTAATTGAAGACAATGGCATGCCACTTGGAAATAGAATTCATGTCCCAATTCCAACAATGCTCCGCAAAAAGCTCACTGATATGTCTCGGCCCAAGGGTGCTGATTATACAAAAATTCTAGCAATAGCTACTCGCttcatatgatttatttatatatatctgcttcTTTTGTATAATGAGTAAAATTCAGTTCAGATAGTCTGTTTATTACAAAAAttctctatgtacatatgtaatttacataaaattcctttacaatattttgtcttattaaacatttttcaaaattaaCATATGAAAATCATACAAAAACCCTCTCAATCAAGGTACCGTACATGGACATGAGGATACTTTTACACGTCATGAAACATTAAATAAACAATTGTTCACAACCACACTCCAATGACAGCATTGAACAGCATAACTTGTACAGTTTAACTGTACAAAGGCTTTCTCAAagctaaaataatgatgatgatgatgatgataatgattatcaatattttgggtttggggaacaTAGTTCTTATGACTTCTGTTACATACAGATTGTGTAATGTGGTGCTTTTAATCATCCTTTGTGCAAGGAATAGTCAGGGCTGTTATCAACTGCCACTGGAGGCTCTGACCTCAGGTCAGCATGATTGccaacatataatacaaaaaaaaaaaaaaaaaaaaaatacacaattcaTTCCAGAGCCAGCACCTACAGGAAACCTACAAATTGTTTTGTTGGTATCTTGGTAATAGTAATTGGCCTTGGTTAGTCATTAGTAAAATAGACTagtgaaatatttaaaattattacctgACAAAATATACTTCCAGTTTCttaatattgtatttaaaaaaagaaaatcacaggtattagcaaaataaatatatctacataccaTGGGGCTATATGAAATAAATGGTACAATATGTAACATTCATacatttctttcactttctttgttATCAGCAAACCTCATTACTATAACAAATACACTGAATTTTAAGGTGTGACATTCAGgtgaattataatttaaaaaaatgaattaaaatttatAGATACTTTACATATCCTCAAGAGTCAATGTATAAAGAGGTTCTGTTTTGCtcttttcattttaaataatcCCATAGTATGGTAAAGTTTgaggctctaaaaaaaaaaaattaagtcaacTAACAGTTAGGTAATTACAATCTCCCTGCGTGAAAATCCTGCCAAGTTCCTCCATACTTGTACCCATCAAATGCCTCCTCAAACAGTGGCTTACAATTTACCTGGCCATTCAATCTGgcacacaacaaaaataccccTGACATCTTGCGGTGTAAGGAGTAGGATTCCTCGGGGGGAGCGCACATGCGGTGGGAAAGCATGACTGGGACAAGGTGTTGGATTCTGTAGGTGGTGTCCTGAGCTCCAAAGTGGAATAACTTGTCCTCCTGGAAAGCTTCGCCTAAGATCATCACAGCATCTATGTGTGCATCTATCATGACCTGTGggagaatatatgttaaaaagattATGTAACTGGTACATAAAACAAGTCAATGACATGAAAGTATTCTAAAATGCTACAGAAATTTGATGTACATTTAAAACATCAAGGAAATGCATTTTTACTTGCCTTTGCTTCATGGCCTGTCAAGAATCCAAGCTGTTTGGAatactcatatattttttctctgttacATGTTGCTGCACCATGGATAATCTGGATGTACTTGTCAACAAATGATTTCTCATAGGATCTACATGCCCCAAAGTCCAATAGAGCAAGCtggtaattgaaaataataaatcattattagaATTCATTATGCATCAATTGTAATGCAATAAAGTGTCATCAAAGAGAATGTTTAAAAGTTTATTAAAGTCATATATCAGAATATTTGTAATGTAACAAACAGTCCAAAATAATGAGTTTTGAATGAAATAATGAACATAGAGCTCATCATGAagataaacaaatttttaaaaaatcataaagttGCAATATTTTGAAGCAATAATGTTACCTGTTCAGTGTCTGCATTATAGAAGAAGTTTGACCAATTGGGATCTGTTTGCATGAAGCCAAATTTGAATAATTCCAAGAGGCAGAGACGTAGAATCTTTTCGCAAATATAATTTCTAGTTTCCTGGTCCATTTCAATACATTTATCTACTGGTACACCATCAATTAACTCTGAACTAAATAcctgcagggaaaaaaaaattattcctgaTTAGTAATGTTTTTTACAAGAGCTTGTGAAGTTGACCTAGATTGTGAAAATAAGAACTACTCAGGGGATGATGAAAGgagaaaattacaaataatttacTTGCCCATATTACAACTCAAAATTAACTcaatttgttagttttttttgacTAAAAATGTTTACTACTGTAATAAGATTTGGTAAAAGTGGATATGTTGCAATAGTAGTGGTTCACAAtgcatttactaaaaaaaaattaatttaaaaaaaataatggaggaAAGAATTATCAGGTGTGGTTCAG
The Penaeus monodon isolate SGIC_2016 chromosome 18, NSTDA_Pmon_1, whole genome shotgun sequence genome window above contains:
- the LOC119584318 gene encoding 39S ribosomal protein L14, mitochondrial-like isoform X2, translating into MNVPLRKFLGQCSQAAGLHTSAPLEHIQKMTRLRVVDNSKLGKAAMLEGRPPRCIHVYNKTGIGHTGDKVLVAIKGQKKRGILVGCHQNQKPLMPKFDTNNLVLIEDNGMPLGNRIHVPIPTMLRKKLTDMSRPKGADYTKILAIATRFI
- the LOC119584318 gene encoding 39S ribosomal protein L14, mitochondrial-like isoform X1, producing the protein MARKSAACHPQRPSPQHPHRLRMNVPLRKFLGQCSQAAGLHTSAPLEHIQKMTRLRVVDNSKLGKAAMLEGRPPRCIHVYNKTGIGHTGDKVLVAIKGQKKRGILVGCHQNQKPLMPKFDTNNLVLIEDNGMPLGNRIHVPIPTMLRKKLTDMSRPKGADYTKILAIATRFI